A window from Festucalex cinctus isolate MCC-2025b chromosome 4, RoL_Fcin_1.0, whole genome shotgun sequence encodes these proteins:
- the cart3 gene encoding cocaine- and amphetamine-regulated transcript protein-like, whose translation MMTMSCIGSRTLHSSRRLSGALLCALLLQAFSLSQAQFTDTESEEELSPRALRDFYPKGPNLTSEKQLLGALQEVLEKLQTKRLPMWEKKFGQVPTCDIGEQCAVRKGARIGKMCDCPRGAFCNFFLLKCL comes from the exons ATGATGACGATGTCGTGCATCGGGAGTCGGACCTTGCACAGCTCCAGGCGGCTCAGTGGCGCGCTCTTGTGCGCACTGCTGCTGCaggctttctctctctctcaagcgCAGTTCACGGACACCGAGTCTGAAGAAGAGCTGAGCCCCAGAGCCCTGCGAGATTTTTACCCGAAAGGTCCGAACCTGACCAGTGAGAAGCAACTG CTCGGAGCTCTCCAAGAAGTTCTTGAAAAGCTGCAGACTAAACGACTGCCGATGTGGGAGAAGAAATTCGGCCAAGTCCCGACG TGCGACATCGGGGAGCAGTGCGCGGTGAGGAAAGGAGCTCGCATCGGGAAGATGTGCGACTGCCCCCGGGGAGCTTTCTGCAACTTTTTCCTGCTCAAGTGCTTATGA